One Natronosalvus halobius genomic region harbors:
- a CDS encoding SDR family oxidoreductase, with amino-acid sequence MSEILKNKTAVITGASSGNGRAIAMRFAEHGASVVVADVRSEPRESGIPTHHKIEAETGQEATFVQCDVTELSDLRAAVDAAEAYGGIDIMVNNAGILKTGGITEVTEKTYDAVMDVNAKGTFLGCKAATERMLEANGGNIINISSTAGMVGIPENSIYCASKGAVRLLTYSLAAELGPQIRVNAIHPGTTETQMVTEDIEIVGTEDGERQQQSIPLRRFGKPEDIGNAAVYLASDLAAYVTGESLVVDGGILQGIH; translated from the coding sequence ATGTCCGAGATTTTAAAAAATAAGACCGCCGTGATCACCGGTGCGTCAAGCGGAAACGGGCGAGCGATCGCGATGCGGTTCGCTGAACATGGCGCGAGTGTCGTCGTTGCAGACGTTCGATCGGAACCACGCGAGTCCGGGATTCCGACGCACCATAAGATCGAAGCGGAGACCGGGCAAGAAGCTACGTTCGTTCAGTGTGATGTGACCGAGCTATCGGATCTACGCGCCGCGGTTGACGCTGCCGAAGCGTACGGTGGCATCGATATCATGGTGAACAACGCCGGTATCCTGAAAACGGGAGGCATAACCGAAGTTACGGAGAAAACATACGACGCGGTTATGGACGTCAACGCGAAAGGTACCTTCCTCGGCTGTAAAGCCGCCACAGAGCGCATGCTGGAAGCAAACGGAGGAAATATCATCAACATCTCCAGTACGGCCGGGATGGTCGGTATCCCCGAAAACAGTATTTACTGCGCGTCGAAAGGTGCTGTACGCCTCCTTACGTACTCGCTTGCCGCCGAGCTCGGCCCACAGATTCGGGTCAACGCTATCCATCCCGGAACGACAGAAACACAGATGGTAACCGAGGATATCGAGATTGTCGGCACTGAAGACGGTGAACGGCAGCAACAATCCATCCCACTCCGACGGTTCGGGAAACCGGAGGATATCGGAAATGCCGCCGTGTATCTTGCGAGCGATCTCGCCGCGTACGTCACTGGCGAATCCCTTGTCGTCGACGGCGGTATTCTGCAGGGAATACACTAA
- a CDS encoding EthD domain-containing protein: protein MIKLQSFIVRSDELTRSEFYDYWLNEHVPLAKDLAGLRRYRTALPVEPFMSRYDGVAELYFDTIEAFESALGPESNTPAINDVDNFENRTDRCLVTETVRYDERTEGSPVKLVAVLSRRDNVRHNAFVDGCFNDETFEQVPGLRKFTTAVPVAADVSYDGVIECYFDGVDELHAAMIPDDADSTLEAIDLPFDTSLVGSVDSHVVRETVQLDNIA, encoded by the coding sequence ATGATTAAACTCCAGTCGTTCATCGTCAGGAGTGACGAGCTAACCCGGAGCGAGTTTTACGACTACTGGTTGAACGAACACGTTCCACTGGCAAAGGACCTCGCTGGACTTCGTCGATATCGAACTGCACTCCCGGTGGAACCATTTATGAGTCGGTATGATGGTGTCGCAGAACTGTACTTCGACACCATCGAGGCATTCGAGTCCGCGCTGGGCCCCGAGAGTAACACGCCAGCAATCAACGATGTGGATAATTTCGAGAACCGGACGGATCGATGTCTGGTCACGGAGACCGTCAGATACGATGAACGCACCGAGGGATCCCCGGTAAAACTCGTCGCGGTCCTCTCGCGACGAGACAATGTTCGCCACAATGCCTTCGTGGACGGTTGCTTCAACGATGAAACTTTCGAGCAAGTTCCCGGCCTCCGTAAGTTCACAACCGCAGTTCCTGTGGCCGCAGACGTGTCGTATGACGGTGTTATTGAATGCTACTTTGATGGAGTCGACGAATTGCACGCCGCGATGATTCCGGACGACGCTGATTCAACCCTGGAAGCAATCGACTTGCCGTTCGACACATCGCTTGTCGGAAGTGTGGACTCGCATGTCGTTCGGGAAACCGTCCAGCTCGACAATATAGCGTGA
- a CDS encoding SDR family NAD(P)-dependent oxidoreductase yields MDGKQQTALVTGGGRGLGRQIALKLADSGKDIVIADLNPEEMGKTKRMVHDHGQSAMTVQMDLREEDDVSDTVEAALDEFGAIDILINNAGIAGPNLPCEEISIDEWDNTIAVNLRGVFLMTREVIPTMKAQEYGRIINISSVTGKRPVSQRSPYAATKLGLVGFTRSIASEVGEYNINVNAVCPGSVEGDRIERVFKRYAKARGTDEESVKRSEMEKSARGELVKPDSVADVVDFLCSSQSTQMTGQDLNITAGKVMY; encoded by the coding sequence ATGGACGGAAAGCAGCAGACAGCTCTAGTAACTGGTGGAGGCCGAGGTCTCGGTCGGCAGATCGCGCTCAAACTGGCGGATTCTGGGAAGGACATTGTCATTGCTGATCTTAACCCGGAGGAGATGGGCAAGACGAAGCGGATGGTACACGATCATGGACAATCAGCAATGACCGTCCAGATGGATTTGCGGGAAGAGGATGACGTGAGCGATACCGTGGAGGCGGCACTTGACGAGTTCGGGGCTATCGACATTCTCATCAACAATGCCGGTATCGCTGGACCGAATCTCCCATGTGAAGAGATTTCTATCGATGAATGGGACAATACTATCGCTGTGAATCTTCGTGGTGTCTTTCTCATGACTCGTGAAGTAATTCCGACGATGAAAGCACAGGAGTATGGCCGTATCATAAATATAAGTTCTGTCACTGGGAAACGTCCCGTCTCACAACGGTCACCCTACGCCGCTACGAAATTGGGACTCGTCGGGTTCACCCGATCAATAGCAAGTGAGGTCGGAGAGTATAACATCAACGTAAACGCAGTCTGTCCAGGATCGGTCGAGGGGGATCGGATCGAACGCGTCTTCAAGCGATACGCGAAGGCACGCGGCACAGATGAAGAATCGGTCAAACGAAGCGAGATGGAAAAGAGTGCTCGTGGCGAACTCGTCAAACCCGATAGCGTGGCCGACGTCGTCGATTTCCTTTGTTCTTCACAGTCTACCCAGATGACTGGGCAGGACCTCAATATTACTGCCGGGAAAGTGATGTACTGA
- a CDS encoding CoA-transferase subunit beta, which translates to MTDYTDTELMIVRAAKELEDGDITLVGVGVPNIACNLAKRTHAPDLEMIYESGTIGSNPSKLPLSIGDPVLATGARSVVPMIESFEYYLQAGRIDVGFLGGAQIDRWGSLNSTVIGDYEDPTVRLPGSGGACEIASNTHRTVVIMPHSQRRFPEEVDFVTSPGYVGGREGRKQLGLRGGPAAVITDKAVMGFDDDGEMIVESLHPNVTTAAVLDATGWDIQFAEDVAETTPPTDHEINLIRTELDPNGIYTGDSSG; encoded by the coding sequence ATGACCGACTACACCGATACCGAACTGATGATCGTGAGGGCGGCAAAGGAACTCGAGGACGGCGATATAACGCTCGTCGGCGTTGGAGTGCCGAACATCGCCTGCAATCTGGCGAAACGAACCCACGCACCAGACCTAGAGATGATCTACGAGTCGGGGACGATTGGATCGAACCCATCGAAATTGCCTCTCTCCATCGGCGATCCTGTCCTCGCAACGGGCGCACGCAGCGTTGTCCCGATGATCGAGAGCTTCGAATACTACCTTCAAGCGGGCCGTATCGATGTCGGATTTCTGGGCGGCGCCCAGATCGACCGCTGGGGCAGTCTCAACTCGACCGTGATCGGCGACTACGAAGACCCCACCGTCAGACTCCCCGGTAGCGGCGGTGCCTGCGAGATCGCAAGTAACACCCATCGGACTGTCGTCATCATGCCCCACAGCCAGCGACGCTTCCCTGAGGAGGTTGATTTCGTGACCAGTCCGGGCTACGTCGGCGGACGCGAAGGTCGCAAGCAACTCGGACTGCGCGGCGGGCCCGCAGCCGTCATTACCGACAAGGCGGTCATGGGTTTCGACGACGACGGCGAGATGATCGTCGAATCGCTCCACCCCAACGTAACGACAGCGGCCGTCCTGGACGCGACGGGCTGGGACATCCAGTTCGCCGAGGACGTTGCGGAAACGACACCGCCAACCGACCATGAGATTAATCTCATCCGAACTGAACTCGATCCCAACGGCATCTATACCGGAGACAGTAGCGGATAA
- a CDS encoding ornithine cyclodeaminase family protein: MVKHTTDPGELRFLNRDDVNEALEPAACLERVEQTFEWVGDGVVQQSNPFDLDVSTADDEYGLGMVQSFPSYVEPIDAAGHKWLGYIERNMERGLPTINAIDILSDAETSLPVAIMEGQSVTAMRTAGHAAVGAKYLAREDASTVTIVGCGDQGRTHLLMMAELFDLEEVRACDIDDEIRNAFIEEMSEHVDADVVGVPDAEEAVSGADIICTVTSATRPIVEEAWIEPGTHVAATAGFYDLEPTLSSEADKWVVGYYDRDLNWIEGEQEDNWTAEGYKVDENDIHADLIEVMNDERPGRESPNERTVMTHKGMPALDTATMELVHERAVEEGLGTEISLF, from the coding sequence ATGGTGAAACATACGACCGACCCCGGAGAGTTACGATTCCTGAACCGTGATGATGTCAACGAAGCACTTGAACCCGCTGCGTGTCTCGAACGCGTCGAGCAGACGTTCGAATGGGTCGGTGACGGCGTTGTCCAACAATCGAACCCCTTCGACCTCGACGTCTCGACCGCCGACGATGAGTACGGCCTCGGGATGGTCCAGTCGTTCCCATCGTACGTCGAACCGATCGACGCTGCTGGCCATAAGTGGCTGGGGTACATCGAGCGGAACATGGAGCGGGGACTTCCGACGATCAACGCGATCGACATTCTCAGCGACGCGGAGACGTCACTCCCAGTCGCAATCATGGAAGGACAGTCTGTGACAGCCATGCGGACGGCCGGTCACGCCGCTGTCGGGGCGAAGTATCTTGCCCGCGAGGACGCGTCGACGGTCACGATCGTCGGTTGTGGTGATCAGGGCCGAACGCACCTCCTGATGATGGCGGAGCTATTCGATCTCGAGGAGGTCCGCGCGTGTGATATCGACGACGAAATCAGGAACGCGTTCATCGAAGAGATGTCCGAACATGTCGATGCCGACGTGGTCGGAGTGCCTGACGCTGAGGAGGCGGTTTCGGGTGCCGATATTATCTGTACGGTCACGTCGGCAACCCGACCGATCGTCGAGGAAGCCTGGATCGAGCCCGGGACACACGTCGCCGCCACGGCCGGGTTCTACGACCTTGAACCCACGCTCAGCAGCGAGGCTGACAAGTGGGTCGTCGGCTACTACGACCGCGACTTGAACTGGATCGAGGGTGAGCAAGAGGATAATTGGACGGCCGAGGGGTACAAGGTGGACGAGAACGACATCCACGCCGACCTCATTGAGGTGATGAACGATGAGCGCCCCGGACGAGAGTCACCCAACGAGCGAACCGTCATGACCCACAAGGGGATGCCGGCGCTCGACACGGCGACGATGGAGCTCGTCCACGAACGCGCAGTCGAGGAGGGGTTGGGGACGGAGATCAGTCTCTTCTGA
- a CDS encoding TIGR03619 family F420-dependent LLM class oxidoreductase, whose amino-acid sequence MNDDSPISFGYALPGFGTYERPEAWKDIVQAAEAAGFETLWTGDHITIPAELDYDEYQFGVPDWADISNPSLDVFGKFSYISAVTDEIHMATNICIVPLRNPILLAKQALTVSALSDGRFELGVGSGWLRSEFEVLDAPFKTRGPHTDEFLEMFERIFENDGETGFDGEHINFRKTGFHPLPDKKPKIWVGGTSGAALRRTAEFGDGWTVVERDAAAVANTRDRLMNAWTDYDRDGVPEISARCRVHVGDWNGDAPDVATIGDPESIVNDVEAYADAGTTHFIVGTMTDSLEAEIEQIHRIGDEIIPAFE is encoded by the coding sequence ATGAATGACGACAGCCCCATCAGTTTTGGGTACGCATTACCGGGATTCGGAACGTATGAACGACCAGAGGCATGGAAGGACATCGTCCAGGCCGCCGAAGCAGCCGGCTTCGAGACGCTATGGACCGGAGACCACATCACAATCCCAGCAGAGCTCGACTACGACGAGTACCAGTTCGGCGTCCCTGACTGGGCCGACATTTCGAATCCCAGCCTCGACGTCTTTGGGAAATTCTCCTACATCTCAGCGGTGACCGACGAGATCCATATGGCGACGAATATCTGTATCGTGCCGCTGCGTAACCCCATCCTGTTGGCCAAGCAGGCACTCACTGTCTCGGCCCTCTCGGACGGCCGGTTCGAGCTTGGCGTGGGAAGCGGCTGGCTTCGATCCGAATTTGAGGTGCTCGACGCGCCGTTCAAGACCCGCGGACCCCACACGGACGAGTTCCTAGAGATGTTCGAACGCATATTCGAGAACGACGGAGAGACGGGATTCGACGGGGAACACATAAACTTCAGGAAGACCGGGTTTCACCCTCTCCCGGACAAGAAGCCGAAGATCTGGGTGGGAGGGACGTCTGGCGCAGCACTCCGACGTACCGCGGAATTCGGTGACGGGTGGACAGTCGTTGAACGAGACGCGGCGGCGGTAGCGAACACTCGCGATCGATTGATGAATGCATGGACTGATTACGATCGGGATGGTGTTCCGGAGATATCTGCCCGCTGTCGCGTGCACGTGGGTGACTGGAATGGTGACGCCCCGGACGTCGCCACCATCGGTGATCCGGAATCGATCGTTAACGACGTCGAGGCGTACGCTGACGCGGGGACGACCCACTTTATCGTCGGGACGATGACCGACTCGCTCGAAGCGGAAATCGAACAGATTCACCGGATCGGCGACGAAATCATTCCTGCCTTCGAGTAG
- a CDS encoding aspartate aminotransferase family protein has protein sequence MPAVYGQQDLVLDHGEGVRLWDVDGNEFLDAVAGIAVVNTGHSHPKVVDAVQEQVANYVQSSYYFYHEPMADLLQTLTEQSPGDLKNTFFGNSGTEAVEGAIKLAKKATGSSEFISLRGSFHGRTPGSMALTGQNKYTHTFHPHMPGAYKIPSPNYYRYGDRFEDENEFSKWAAEQVREVIKYDSNDDIAAVVVEPIQGEGGVIVPPENYLPYLKEICEEEDILFVADEVQTGMGRTGELFAVDHWDVEPDIMTVAKGIASGVPFGLFMGTEEVSSTMDPADHYTTYGGNPLACAAANATFDVIDEEDLVENAASVGRDALDRLEGMEADYDIIGDVRGKGLLIGVEIVSDSDSHEPAEEIAKTVRTQAHEQNLLVSRCGTHGNVIRLSPPLTVSDEEMGEMLDRLEDALSIATKGQ, from the coding sequence ATGCCCGCAGTGTATGGCCAGCAGGACCTTGTGCTCGACCACGGCGAGGGCGTCCGATTGTGGGACGTCGATGGAAACGAGTTCCTCGATGCCGTGGCGGGGATCGCCGTCGTCAATACGGGCCATTCCCACCCAAAAGTCGTCGACGCGGTACAGGAACAGGTCGCGAATTACGTTCAGTCATCGTACTATTTCTACCACGAACCGATGGCCGACTTGCTCCAGACACTTACAGAGCAATCTCCCGGCGATTTGAAAAACACGTTCTTCGGTAACTCCGGTACAGAGGCGGTCGAGGGAGCGATCAAACTCGCGAAGAAGGCCACCGGCTCGAGCGAGTTCATTAGTCTCAGAGGCTCGTTCCACGGGCGAACGCCTGGTTCGATGGCGCTGACGGGACAGAACAAGTACACCCATACGTTCCACCCGCACATGCCCGGCGCTTACAAAATCCCGTCCCCCAACTACTACCGGTACGGTGATCGGTTCGAAGACGAGAACGAATTTTCGAAGTGGGCCGCTGAACAGGTCCGTGAAGTCATCAAATACGACTCGAATGACGATATCGCAGCCGTCGTCGTTGAACCGATTCAAGGCGAGGGTGGTGTCATAGTCCCGCCGGAGAACTACCTCCCATATCTCAAAGAAATCTGCGAGGAGGAAGATATCCTCTTCGTAGCCGACGAAGTCCAGACTGGTATGGGCCGGACCGGAGAGCTATTTGCCGTCGATCACTGGGACGTCGAACCCGACATCATGACGGTGGCAAAAGGAATCGCTAGCGGCGTCCCATTCGGACTGTTCATGGGGACCGAGGAGGTGAGTTCGACGATGGATCCTGCCGACCACTACACCACCTACGGCGGGAACCCTCTCGCGTGCGCCGCCGCCAACGCAACCTTCGACGTGATCGACGAGGAAGACCTGGTAGAGAATGCCGCCTCAGTCGGACGAGACGCGCTCGACCGCCTGGAAGGTATGGAAGCGGACTACGACATCATCGGTGACGTCCGCGGAAAGGGCCTTCTCATCGGCGTCGAGATCGTCTCCGACAGTGACAGCCATGAACCCGCCGAGGAAATCGCCAAGACGGTCCGTACACAAGCACACGAACAGAATCTCCTCGTCTCGCGGTGCGGAACGCACGGTAACGTGATTCGACTCTCTCCACCGTTAACAGTGTCCGACGAAGAAATGGGCGAGATGCTCGATCGACTCGAAGATGCCCTCTCGATCGCTACGAAGGGGCAGTAG
- a CDS encoding ATP-NAD kinase family protein codes for MTDGSHLSLSLNAATPIPTFLIPRDGLPVMTTEIGFLVNPIAGMGGRVGLKGTDSEEVLNQVRELGAEPVSPGRAATALRELRDSLEDESLNPILLTGPNRIGEAVAEECGFRPIVVGDIDGESTTPADTKAIASEFLEREVDVILFAGGDGTARDILDAVGNAVPVVGIPAGVKIYSAVFSPTPKAAGKLVASFLDGETAGTQLREVMDIDEDAYRDDQLSATLYGYLAVPQADRLVQNPKSAGSSDETVSKRAIAREIVDSMDEETTYVIGPGTTTKEILDHLGLDFTLLGVDAVRNGELVGSDLNERELLELADGVPAHIVVGVIGGQGFIFGRGNQQLSPRVIKAIGVANITVVATETKLLSLGDGVLRVDTGDESLNESLSGYRRVVTGNASQMVIRVAQ; via the coding sequence ATGACTGATGGGTCCCATTTATCTCTTTCTTTGAACGCCGCCACCCCAATCCCGACGTTTTTGATACCTCGCGACGGACTACCAGTAATGACGACTGAAATCGGATTTCTTGTCAATCCGATCGCTGGCATGGGAGGACGAGTCGGACTGAAAGGAACGGACTCCGAGGAGGTCCTCAATCAGGTCCGCGAGTTAGGTGCCGAACCGGTCTCGCCGGGACGGGCCGCAACTGCCCTCCGGGAACTCAGGGACTCACTCGAGGATGAATCACTGAATCCGATACTACTCACTGGTCCGAACCGCATCGGTGAAGCCGTCGCCGAGGAATGCGGATTCCGCCCTATCGTGGTGGGTGATATCGACGGCGAATCGACGACTCCAGCGGATACGAAGGCGATCGCTTCGGAATTCCTGGAGCGCGAGGTCGATGTGATCTTGTTCGCCGGCGGTGACGGTACGGCGAGAGACATCCTCGACGCCGTTGGAAATGCCGTTCCCGTGGTTGGTATCCCTGCTGGCGTCAAGATATACTCTGCTGTCTTCAGTCCGACCCCCAAGGCCGCCGGGAAACTCGTTGCGTCCTTCTTGGACGGCGAAACCGCAGGGACCCAACTCCGAGAAGTGATGGATATCGACGAAGATGCGTACCGGGATGACCAACTCTCAGCGACTCTCTACGGATATCTTGCGGTCCCGCAGGCAGATCGACTCGTCCAGAACCCCAAGTCTGCAGGCTCGAGCGACGAGACGGTGAGCAAACGTGCGATCGCTCGAGAAATCGTCGACTCCATGGACGAAGAGACGACATACGTTATCGGGCCTGGGACGACGACCAAGGAGATACTCGATCACTTAGGGTTGGACTTCACGCTCCTCGGCGTCGATGCCGTGCGTAACGGTGAACTCGTCGGCAGCGACCTGAACGAACGCGAATTGTTGGAACTCGCCGATGGAGTTCCTGCTCACATCGTCGTCGGCGTTATCGGCGGGCAGGGATTCATCTTTGGACGAGGTAACCAACAATTGAGCCCACGGGTCATCAAGGCCATCGGCGTTGCCAACATCACAGTCGTTGCGACAGAGACGAAACTCCTCTCACTCGGAGACGGCGTGCTACGCGTCGATACCGGCGATGAATCGCTCAACGAGAGTCTCTCCGGCTATAGACGCGTTGTGACCGGCAATGCTTCGCAGATGGTTATTCGGGTTGCGCAGTGA
- a CDS encoding dihydrodipicolinate synthase family protein: protein MPSFSRNPIEGIVALSPLCLNEDQSIDYDAIRSNISYLEEQGIHGFVQLSSMGQINAPSEDEFEQLTDVCVDEAGDITCVVGGSGTSQQEVIQRVTYAEQAGADGTMVELPYMLPVEEEWIGPFFRDVDDAITGEIAIMVYNFPPVTDCNITPEVWRDELLDIDSVKALKESNMAVGHRDEVIATVADEINFISPYDAPFWYDSMRGGKGFVGILTWVAPNLFLRYYEECRDGNNDDPWVREAHNRIVRAFGDMNRLEGAPIMSHEFAVLNELAEIGGQNGGPPRKPYRPLSEESRAALESAVEPLLEMEAEL from the coding sequence ATGCCATCATTCAGCCGCAATCCTATCGAAGGTATCGTCGCACTCTCGCCGCTGTGTCTCAACGAAGACCAGTCGATCGACTACGATGCTATCCGCTCAAACATCTCGTATCTCGAGGAACAGGGCATCCACGGTTTTGTTCAACTCTCGAGCATGGGTCAGATCAACGCGCCTTCTGAAGACGAGTTCGAACAACTGACCGACGTCTGCGTTGACGAAGCGGGCGACATTACTTGCGTCGTCGGCGGATCCGGGACCAGTCAGCAAGAGGTCATTCAACGGGTCACCTATGCGGAACAGGCCGGTGCCGACGGGACGATGGTCGAACTTCCATACATGCTTCCCGTCGAGGAAGAGTGGATCGGGCCGTTCTTCCGCGACGTCGACGACGCTATCACGGGCGAGATAGCGATCATGGTGTATAACTTCCCGCCCGTCACTGACTGCAATATCACGCCCGAGGTCTGGCGAGACGAGCTTCTCGACATCGACAGTGTCAAAGCCCTCAAGGAGTCGAACATGGCCGTTGGTCACCGTGACGAGGTAATCGCTACTGTCGCCGACGAGATCAATTTCATCTCACCGTACGACGCGCCGTTCTGGTACGACTCGATGCGTGGCGGCAAGGGATTCGTCGGTATCCTCACGTGGGTGGCACCGAATCTCTTTCTCAGGTACTACGAAGAGTGCCGAGACGGTAATAACGACGACCCGTGGGTACGAGAGGCCCACAACCGTATCGTGCGCGCGTTCGGCGACATGAACCGACTCGAAGGGGCACCGATCATGTCACACGAGTTTGCCGTACTCAACGAACTAGCCGAAATCGGCGGACAAAACGGAGGTCCACCACGGAAGCCGTATCGACCCCTCAGCGAGGAATCGCGCGCCGCACTCGAAAGCGCAGTTGAACCACTCCTCGAAATGGAAGCCGAGCTATAA
- a CDS encoding SDR family NAD(P)-dependent oxidoreductase has translation MPAAIVTGSSRGIGSAIAKRFAKDGYNVVVNYRRSAEAAERTAAEIRDGTDAEALVVQADVSNPNDVKRLIDRTIDAFGGVDHVVNNAGIEESCPTLELDVGDFDRVMDTNVNSAFAVSQRAAPHLAESAEPAPSITNLSTFLALRGYPNEPHYVSSKAAILGLTGSLALDFAPDIRVNAIAPGHVETDMTDRSKMEENRASIPLGRYGQVDEIADAAAYLRDASYVTGETLRIDGGASLQ, from the coding sequence ATGCCAGCTGCAATCGTTACCGGGTCGTCTCGGGGGATTGGGAGTGCGATCGCGAAGCGATTCGCCAAGGACGGATATAACGTGGTCGTCAACTACCGTCGTAGCGCCGAGGCTGCCGAACGGACGGCAGCGGAAATACGCGATGGTACGGACGCCGAGGCGCTTGTCGTTCAGGCGGACGTTTCGAACCCTAACGACGTAAAACGCCTCATCGATCGAACCATCGACGCCTTCGGCGGCGTCGATCACGTTGTCAACAACGCTGGCATCGAGGAGTCCTGTCCGACGCTGGAACTCGATGTGGGTGACTTCGATCGGGTAATGGACACGAATGTCAACAGCGCCTTCGCCGTGAGCCAGCGTGCTGCTCCCCACCTTGCCGAGTCTGCGGAACCCGCTCCCTCGATCACGAATCTCTCGACGTTCCTCGCCCTCAGGGGATATCCGAACGAACCACACTACGTCTCGTCGAAGGCGGCGATTCTTGGCCTGACCGGAAGTCTGGCGCTTGATTTCGCACCAGACATTCGTGTGAATGCGATCGCACCGGGGCATGTAGAGACGGATATGACAGACCGCTCGAAGATGGAAGAGAACAGAGCATCGATCCCGCTCGGTCGATACGGTCAGGTCGACGAAATTGCCGATGCAGCTGCCTACCTCCGTGACGCATCGTACGTCACGGGCGAGACGCTCCGCATAGACGGCGGTGCATCGCTCCAGTAG
- a CDS encoding CoA transferase subunit A, whose amino-acid sequence MTKRYEMDEAISKAVSDGEQVYFGGFTHLIPFAAGHEIIRQGQKDLEVVRTTPDLIFDQLIAAGCASKLTFSYAGNPGVGSLRGFRRAVEDGVPHEIAIEEYSHFGLVSRLAAGAKGLPFAPLQSYRGSSYLEHNESIRTIENPYDEGPNELAVVPALSPDVAIVRAQRADAEGNAHLWGITGEVVEAAFAAETVVLVVEEVVDRNVIRSDPNRTRIPGTVVDYVVEEPYGSHPSYAQGYYDRDNEAYLEWDKISQSHESTRDWLDEWVYSVANRTEYLEKLDTGRFLNLQPGTGFATTIDMGAY is encoded by the coding sequence ATGACGAAGCGATATGAGATGGATGAAGCCATCTCTAAGGCCGTTAGTGACGGAGAGCAGGTCTACTTCGGCGGCTTCACCCACCTAATCCCATTCGCGGCGGGTCACGAGATCATCCGCCAGGGGCAAAAGGACCTCGAGGTCGTGCGAACCACGCCCGATCTGATCTTCGATCAACTGATTGCCGCCGGTTGTGCGAGCAAGCTAACGTTCTCTTACGCCGGTAATCCAGGCGTTGGTAGCCTTCGTGGATTCCGACGAGCGGTCGAGGACGGTGTCCCGCATGAGATCGCGATCGAAGAGTACTCACATTTCGGGCTCGTCTCGCGGCTGGCCGCTGGAGCAAAGGGCCTCCCCTTCGCGCCGCTACAGAGTTACCGGGGCTCGAGTTACCTCGAACACAACGAGTCGATCCGTACAATCGAGAACCCCTACGACGAGGGTCCCAACGAGCTCGCGGTCGTGCCGGCGCTCTCACCCGACGTGGCAATCGTCCGCGCCCAGCGGGCCGATGCGGAGGGCAACGCTCACCTCTGGGGGATCACCGGCGAGGTCGTTGAGGCAGCCTTTGCGGCGGAGACGGTCGTCCTGGTCGTAGAGGAGGTCGTCGATCGGAACGTCATCCGAAGCGACCCCAACCGGACTCGAATCCCGGGCACCGTCGTCGACTACGTCGTCGAGGAGCCCTACGGCTCGCATCCCTCCTACGCTCAAGGCTACTACGACCGCGACAACGAGGCCTACCTTGAGTGGGACAAGATCAGCCAGAGTCATGAGTCGACCCGAGATTGGTTGGACGAGTGGGTCTACAGCGTTGCCAATCGGACTGAATACCTCGAAAAACTCGATACCGGTCGGTTCCTCAACCTGCAACCAGGGACGGGTTTCGCGACCACTATCGACATGGGTGCCTACTGA